A window of the Zeugodacus cucurbitae isolate PBARC_wt_2022May chromosome 2, idZeuCucr1.2, whole genome shotgun sequence genome harbors these coding sequences:
- the LOC128924144 gene encoding uncharacterized protein LOC128924144 — protein MIERKALEKMAEIKQRVVWTSTDECVLIDLWRERADDLRRAKRNLHIYADISVQMAHKFTPKEVHIKIRNLSQRYREEKKKTGPSGGSPSTWKYFDAVHQIIGLTAANNAEIYESLTVDISSSTLLPLPPSVPAASPVTMSPEPLSPVIPSTSSPLLSPLDTSSTSMSTSKKRNYMGELVKVAKQQHELLKVVVEDGRDLKERIINCIEEQNSSTKEFISIFKNLLEKM, from the exons ATGATAGAAAGGAAAGCGTTAGAG aagatGGCAGAAATTAAGCAGCGAGTGGTTTGGACTAGCACTGATGAATGTGTGTTAATTGACTTGTGGCGTGAGCGGGCCGATGATTTAAGACGTGCCAAGcgcaatttgcatatatatgcCGATATATCTGTGCAAATGGCACATAAATTTACTCCGAAGGAAGTccatattaaaattagaaacttATCACAAAGATACAG agaagaaaagaagaaaactgGCCCATCGGGGGGCAGCCCATCGACGTGGAAATATTTTGATGCGGTGCATCAAATCATAGGGCTGACTGCAGCCAATAATGCAGAAATTTATGAATCATTAACTGTG gACATATCGTCATCAACATTGCTGCCGTTACCGCCATCTGTACCTGCAGCATCACCAGTAACAATGTCCCCGGAGCCGTTGTCGCCAGTAATACCATCGACCAGCTCGCCATTGTTGTCGCCACTGGATACCTCGTCCACATCCATGAGCACTTCTAAAAAGAGAAATTATATGGGTGAATTGGTGAAAgtggcaaaacaacaacatgaattGCTTAAGGTAGTGGTGGAagatggaagagatttaaaagaaAGAATCATTAATTgtattgaagaacaaaatagttctacaaaagaatttataagtatttttaaaaatttgttggaaaaaatgtaa